The Pseudomonas sp. HOU2 DNA window CCCTCACCCCGGCCCTCTCCCGAGGGAGAGGGAGAGGGGGCCGATTTTTGGGCTTTTCAAAATTGGAGTTCGACTCGGTATTTCATTTCGGCGTAGCTCCCCCAAACACCTCGGTCAGTCCCCTCTCCCTCCGGGAGAGGGCTAGGGTGAGGGTTGGCTTTTGGCTGTTTAAATCTGTGTCAAATAACCAGAACCTTCCCACAAGGTTTTCAGGTTGTCCCTCGGACGTCAGCTCTCTAGCCTTGGGCTGTCGCTGACATCAGCGATCGGGCGTGAGAACCCGGCAGTTCATAGTCATTCAGTGCCCATACCCGCATAATTGCCGCCAGCCAATACGCTGTATGCAATTACGTTATGGCGGCTCTGTGCGGGCAGACTTTTGTCTGGCCGGGTGCCTATGACCGGTTTCTCACCCCGCACACAGCTGCCACCTCTTCGTCGTGTGAGAAACGGCTTGAGGTGGCCTAACGTCATAGGTGAAATGCATGTCCAAACCTGTCCCAGATCCACCGCTCGAATCCACAACCCCAATCGCCGAAGCCCTCCACGCCGAAGACCTCGCAAAAAACCGCGAAGCGATCAAACGCGCCCTCGATTTCTACCTCAGTCCCGAAGCCACAAAACCGCGCCCACCCAGTTCGATGTTCCTCGTCCATCCGGGCATCGACACGGAAAGTCTGCTGGCCCACGCCTGTGAATCCCTGGCGTCGGCCAACACCATGGCCAGCGATTTCGCCGATCAGCTCAGTCGTCCGCAGCGCAATACGGCGCTGGCGATTCAGCAGATCATCATGCTCGCTGAGCTGGCGGTGAATCGGGCGCTGGACCGGGTGGATCCGCAAGCTTGAGACCGCGTTATCGTTCATCGCGAGCAGGCTCACTCCTACAGGGGAACGCATTCCAAATTGTAGGAGTGAGCCTGCTCGCGATGGCGGCGGAACATTCACCACAAAATCCAGGCACAAAAAAACCGGCGATCACTTACTGATCGCCGGTTTCTCATTCAGCAAGCATCAACTCACTGCATCAGCACTTCAATCGAGCCATCGGCGGTGAGGCTGACCTGGCTGGTGCCGGCTTCAACTTCTGGCGTGACCGGTGCCGAATCCGCCATGCCGGCGGCTTTCATCATCATCGGGGCGCGCATGTACGGTTGTGGGTAGCCGTTGCTGTTGAGGTTCAGATTGACGATTTTGTAGCCCTTGCCGCCCAGTGCATCAGTGGCCAGTTGCGCGCGGGCCTTGAAGGCGCTGACGGCTTCTTTCAACAGTTTGTCTTCGCTGGCCTTGCGGGTCGGCTCGGCGATGGCGAAGTCCATGCCGCCCATTTTCAGGTCGGTCAGCAGTTCGCCGGTGAGTTTGGACAGGGCGGCGAAGTCGGCGCTTTCCAGGCGCAGTTCGGCGCGTTCACGCCAGCCGGTGATTTTCTGGCCCTTGGTGTCGTAGATCGGGTAGCTGTTGCGGCTGCCCTGGCGCAGGGTGATGTCCTTGACTTGCTTGGCCTGGGCCAGTGCCTTGTTCATGGTGGTGCTGACGTCGGCGGCGAGTTTGGCCGGGTCGGTGTTTTGCGCTTCGGTGTAGAGCGTCACGATCATCAGGTCGCGGGCCACTTCCTGGCTGACTTCGGCGCGCAGGGAAATCTGGTTGTAGTGCAGCTCATCGGCGGCCAGCGCCGGAAGGCTGGCGATGCTGCCGACGGTCAGGGCGAGAAGGGCGGCGCTGCGGCGAAAGGTGTGCATGAAGGCTCCTTGAATAATGCGCAGGTGTTTGTTCGTCCCTGCGTGAAACCATCAGACTCTAGCTTCTGCGATCCGGTTCGCCCAGTTACAACTTCTATACAGATGGCCCGGCTCACCGCCGATCCTGAGTCGAGTGCGCTCTTGTGGCGAGGGAGCTTGCTCCCGCTGGACTGCGAAGCAGTCCCAAACCCGGCAACCGTGATCTGCCAGGAATACCGGAGATACCGGATTTACGACTGCTTCGCAGCCGAGCGGGAGCAAGCTCCCTCGCCACAGTTGATCTGTGGCAGCCGTGCGGGGTAGACCAATTTTCCGGCAACGCCATGTGGTCATTTGCCGCACTTTCGCCTCTCAAAGGCGCGGCTTGGTTATACTCCGTGCGATCCGCCTGGAGCGCTCATCAGGAGAGCTCATGCTCGCCCCCGTACAACTGACTTCCGCCACTCGCCAGAACCTCTGGCGGCTGACTTTCATCCGCACCCTGGTGCTCGCCGCGCAGGCTGGTTCCGTAGGCCTGGCCTACTGGCTGCAACTGCTGCCGTTGCCGTGGGTGCAACTGGCGATGACCCTCGGCTGCTCGATTCTGCTATGCGTGTTCACCGCCGTGCGTCTGCGCACTTCATGGCCGGTGACCGAACTCGAATACGCGCTGCAACTGGCCTGCGATCTGGTGATCCACAGTGCGCTGCTGTATTTCTCCGGCGGTTCGACCAACCCGTTCGTTTCCTACTATCTGGTGCCGCTGACCATCGCGGCGGTGACGCTGCCGTGGCGTTATTCGGTGATTCTGTCGGGTATCGCGCTGGCGCTGTACACCGTGATGCTCACGCGTTTCTATCCGTTGGAAACCCTGCCGGTGGCCCGCGAGAACCTGCAGATTTACGGCATGTGGTTAAGCTTCGCCCTCGCTGCTGCGGTCATCACGTTCTTCGCTGCGCGCATGGCCGAAGAGCTGCGTCGTCAGGAGGAATTGCGCGCGATTCGTCGTGAAGAAGGCCTGCGCGATCAGCAATTGCTCGCCGTCGCCACCCAGGCAGCCGGCGCCGCCCATGAACTCGGCACACCGCTGGCGACCATGAGTGTGTTGCTCAAGGAGATGCAGCAGGATCATCCCGACCCGATGCTGCAGGACGATCTGAAGGTGCTGCAGGATCAGGTCAAACTCTGCAAGGAAACCTTGCAGCAGTTGGTGCGCGCCGCCGAAGCCAACCGGCGTCTGGCCGTGGAGATGCAGGACGTCACTCAGTGGCTCGACGAGGCACTGAACCGCTGGCACCTGATGCGCCCCGAGGCCAGTTACCGTTTCCAGCGTCTCGGCCAGGGCACCGTGCCGCGCATGGCGCCGCCACCGGATCTGACCCAGGCGCTGCTCAATCTGTTGAACAATGCCGCCGATGCCTGCCCGGAAAATCTCCAGGTGACGCTGGACTGGGATGCGGAAACCGTGACCATCAGCATTCGTGACCACGGCGCCGGTGTGCCGTTGGCCATCGCCGAGCAGATCGGCAAACCGTTTTTTACCACCAAGGGCAAAGGTTTCGGCCTGGGCCTGTTTTTGAGCAAGGCCAGCGTGACACGCGCCGGCGGCTCAGTGAAACTCTATAGTCATGAGGAAGGCGGCACGCTCACCGAGCTGCGCCTGCCCCACGGCGCCCGAGGAGACCAACATGAGTGACGAAATCCA harbors:
- a CDS encoding SIMPL domain-containing protein (The SIMPL domain is named for its presence in mouse protein SIMPL (signalling molecule that associates with mouse pelle-like kinase). Bacterial member BP26, from Brucella, was shown to assemble into a channel-like structure, while YggE from E. coli has been associated with resistance to oxidative stress.) codes for the protein MHTFRRSAALLALTVGSIASLPALAADELHYNQISLRAEVSQEVARDLMIVTLYTEAQNTDPAKLAADVSTTMNKALAQAKQVKDITLRQGSRNSYPIYDTKGQKITGWRERAELRLESADFAALSKLTGELLTDLKMGGMDFAIAEPTRKASEDKLLKEAVSAFKARAQLATDALGGKGYKIVNLNLNSNGYPQPYMRAPMMMKAAGMADSAPVTPEVEAGTSQVSLTADGSIEVLMQ
- a CDS encoding DUF6124 family protein; amino-acid sequence: MSKPVPDPPLESTTPIAEALHAEDLAKNREAIKRALDFYLSPEATKPRPPSSMFLVHPGIDTESLLAHACESLASANTMASDFADQLSRPQRNTALAIQQIIMLAELAVNRALDRVDPQA
- a CDS encoding ATP-binding protein; this encodes MLAPVQLTSATRQNLWRLTFIRTLVLAAQAGSVGLAYWLQLLPLPWVQLAMTLGCSILLCVFTAVRLRTSWPVTELEYALQLACDLVIHSALLYFSGGSTNPFVSYYLVPLTIAAVTLPWRYSVILSGIALALYTVMLTRFYPLETLPVARENLQIYGMWLSFALAAAVITFFAARMAEELRRQEELRAIRREEGLRDQQLLAVATQAAGAAHELGTPLATMSVLLKEMQQDHPDPMLQDDLKVLQDQVKLCKETLQQLVRAAEANRRLAVEMQDVTQWLDEALNRWHLMRPEASYRFQRLGQGTVPRMAPPPDLTQALLNLLNNAADACPENLQVTLDWDAETVTISIRDHGAGVPLAIAEQIGKPFFTTKGKGFGLGLFLSKASVTRAGGSVKLYSHEEGGTLTELRLPHGARGDQHE